A window of Pseudopipra pipra isolate bDixPip1 unplaced genomic scaffold, bDixPip1.hap1 HAP1_SCAFFOLD_515, whole genome shotgun sequence genomic DNA:
CGAGGGTCCAgccgtgcccccccagccccccccgaGGGTCCAgccgtgcccccccagcccccccgaGGGTCCAGccgtgtcccccagccccccccgaGGGTCCAGCcatgcccccccagcccccccgaGGGTCCAgccgtgcccccccagcccccccgaGGGTCCAgccgtgcccccccagcccccccgaGGGTCCAgccgtgcccccccagcccccccgaGGGTCCAgccgtgcccccccagcccccccgcGGGTCCAGGccgtgccccccagcccccccgaGGGTCCAgccgtgcccccccagccccccccgaGAGTCCAGCCGTGCCCCCCCGAGGGTCCAGCGgtgcccctccagcccctccgaGGGTCCAgccgtgcccccccagcccccccgaGGGTCCAgccgtgcccccccagcccccccgaGGGTCCAgccgtgcccccccagccccccgagGGTCCAgccgtgcccccccagcccccccgaGGGTCCAgccgtgcccccccagcccctcccgaGGGTCCAgccgtgcccccccagccccccccgaGTGTCCAgccgtgcccccccagcccccccgaGGGTCCAGCCGTGCCCCCCCGAGAGTCCAGCCGTGCCCCCCCGGGGGTCCAGccgtgccccccagcccccccgcTGGCCGGTGGCCCAAGCCCCGCTCGGTGCCAGGCCCCCCGGGCGCTGTGCGGTGCCAGCCGGGAATCGCCCCTTCCAGCAGCCCCGGCCGTGCCAGGAGGGAGCCGAGCCAGGGGTGGGCGAGCGCGGCGAGGGCACAGctgggggcacagctgggggcacagctgggggcACAGCTGGCCCCCGACACCGCGGGGGGGGGGACGGGACGGGGGGGGGAGAACCCCGGGTCGCTGGGTGGGGGGTGGCACCGCCCGGGGCTGACAACTGGCAAGTGAAGGTCCCGAGTGGGGGTCCCGGGTGAGGGTCCCGGGTGGGGGTCCCGGGTGAGGGTCCCGGGTGGGGGTTCTGGATGAGGTTCCCGGATGAGGGTCCTGGATGGGGGTCCCGGGTGAGGATCCTGGGTGAGGGTCCCGAGTGGGGGTCCCGGGTGGGGGTCCTGGGTGAGGGTCCTGAGTGAGGGTCCTGAGTGGGGGTCCCGGGTGTGGGTCCCGGGTGGGGGTCCCGGTTGGAGATTCCAGGTGGGGGTCCCGGGTGAGGGTCCCGGGTGGGGgtccccctccaccccccagacccccagccccctcccggggtccccccagcccggggaggggggtcgggggggctgagaggggctctgggggtatggggctgctgctcaggggacccccagggccgtggggatggggggggctCCTCCCTGAGCTGAACCCCCCCCGAGATGAACCCCCGGAGCTGagcccccctccacccccccgAGCTGAACCCCCCAGAACTGAACCCCCCGGAGCTGAGCCGGGTCCATCGGCTGCCCTCTAATTAATGtctaattaattaattactaATTAATTActaattaagaattaaaattatgtatttatacgttatatttatatatgtgtatttatttatttatttatacctTGCATTTATTTATACACCGTATTTATGTGTATGTAcctatgtatttatttatttatccattAATTAATGACTAATTAGCACCTGGGCCAAACGAGCCCTCCTGGGCACAGAAGTGAAGGTTGGAGGGTGAAGGAAGAAGGAcccggggctggagcagctcctgggggtctcCCAGGGTCGGTTGTCTCCGATTCCCAGGAGAACATTCCCGGCTCTGGATGCGGCTCCGGGCCTGGGATGGGATCCCAAAGCTCGGCTTTAAGGCCACCAGGTTTTCCATCTCCATCTCTTGGATGAGAGACCCCCCCCTGGCCCCCCCATCCCCGGGAGAGCTGCTCAAACACCgggactctttttttttttagggataCTGGAAGGGAAAAGCCGCCCGAGGAACAGGAAGGATTCCTCCCTGAGAGGGTGGGGATTCCTTGGGATGGACTTCCCGGAGAAcccggggctgccccatccctgggagcgTCCAAGGACACTCTGGAGTGACCTGGGAtagcgggaggtgtccctgcccctggatccggatggtcccttccagccccaacCACCCCCTGATTCCATAATTCCAGGGAACAACCTCCCAGCCTCAGAGCTGGGAACAACCTCCTTCAcctcccacccacccacagCATTCCCATGGCCCTGCTTGGACACATGTCCATGGAAAGGGACTCCTGGGAATGTTTGCCCCGGGAAAACCCCCAGCTGGGGTTGTTCCCAGCTCTGATGGGATCATGGAATCACGGgatggggttggaagggaccatccagatccagggacacctcccgctaTCCCAGGTCACTCCAGAGTgtccttggacactcccagggatggggcagcctcAGCAGGGAATGTTTGCTCCTGGAAAACCCCcggctgggagcagctcctgctccgaGGGGTCCCGGCCCCGGCTCGGCCTGGATTCCCCGGCCGGGgtgggggtgcccagggctggataATTGCTAAGCCCCTCCAAAGCCCGGCTTTAAAAGCTGTAATTCCGATATTTGCCTGATAATCTGATCACGCCGGGAGCCACTGAGCCCCTAAATGTGCCCGGCTCGGGAATCCACGAGGATTTTCCCACTAAGCCGGAACATCAGACCGTTGATTCCCCAGTTAATCGTCTTTTCCCCCCTCGGGGGCAGCAGATTTTGGCAACTCACTTTCCTCCTGctcggggggagggggggagctCCGAGTGGTCCCAGCAGGGCCCGCAGGGGCACCACGGTGACCCCGGAAAAGCGGGATGTGCCAGGAGGGATAAACCAGGCCTGTGCCGAGCCCGGGGGGGGCAACCCCCCCgtttttggggtgtttggggCCTCTGGGGTCGGTTTGGTGTCTCTGTCAGGACAAGGGGCTGCTCCTGGGGGGGGAAGGTGGGGGGATCCTGGGGGAGGgtttgtgtccctgcagtgtCCTGCACCCCTCATCCAGCCTTTTATCTGtccatccttccatccttccatctgtccatccatccatcttttatccatccatccttccatccttccatcTGTCCTTCCATGTGTCCTTCCATCCATCTGTTATCTGtccatccttccatccttccatccttccatccatccttccatccttccatccatccttccatccttccatccttccatccttccatcTATCCATCTATCCATCTATCCATCCTTCCATATGtccttccatccatccttccatccatctgtccatccttgcctccatccatccatccttccatctgtccttccatccatccttccatccttccatccatccattcttccatccatccatctttCCATCTGTCCTTCCACCCctccattcatccatccatccatcatccatccatccttccatccatccatccatccctccatccatccctccatccatccctccatccatccctccacccctccatccctccatccctccatccatccctccatccatccatccacccatccctccatccctccatccatccctccacccctccatccctccatccctccatccatccatccacccatccttccatccctccatccctccctccatccctccatccctccatccctccatcctcccacccaccctcctccagcctcccggagccctggcacaggtttcccagagaatctgtggctgccccacccctggaagtgcccaaatCCAgcttggacggggcttggagcgacCTGGGATAgcaggaggtgtccctgccatggaatgggatgatccTTAAGATCCCTCCccacccaaacccttctgggaCCCTCTGGTCCCCCCAAACCCCGGAGCTGTGTCCGGGTGTCTTTGCCCACCCAAATCCTTGGAATGTGGCTCCAGGCGACACCACGGCCCAGGAGCTGCATCCCCTGGGATGTTCCACGGGGCTGGAAACCCGGGAGAGGTGGAAACCCGGGGGATGGAGGGTCCCCCTGGCACATCCCGGGGCTGGCAGGGGctcccgggggggggggaatcccACAAATCCCCCTCGTTCCAATCCCTTGGCAAAGCCGGGCCAGGGATTAGGGAGAGGCTCCCCCGGCATCTGCTCCGCCGGCACTG
This region includes:
- the LOC135408536 gene encoding proline-rich protein HaeIII subfamily 1-like → MPPQPPRGSSRAPPAPPRVQPCPPSPPEGPAVPPQPPRGSSRAPPAPPRVQAVPPSPPEGPAVPPQPPPRVQPCPPEGPAVPLQPLRGSSRAPPAPPRVQPCPPSPPEGPAVPPQPPEGPAVPPQPPRGSSRAPPAPPEGPAVPPQPPPSVQPCPPSPPEGPAVPPRESSRAPPGVQPCPPAPPLAGGPSPARCQAPRALCGASRESPLPAAPAVPGGSRAR